Proteins encoded in a region of the uncultured Paludibaculum sp. genome:
- a CDS encoding PadR family transcriptional regulator, with product MDDSNTDVIQGTLDMLILKTLSIEPMHGFGISRRVEQISRGVFKVNPGSLLTALQRLERAGWLDAAWRQTENSRRAKFYSLTRSGRKQLEVETADWTRRTSAIARLLKAEG from the coding sequence ATGGACGATTCAAATACCGACGTGATTCAGGGCACGCTTGACATGCTCATCCTCAAGACGCTGAGCATCGAGCCTATGCATGGCTTCGGCATCTCGCGGCGCGTCGAGCAGATCTCGCGTGGAGTGTTCAAGGTGAACCCGGGATCGCTTCTCACCGCCTTGCAGCGGCTGGAGCGCGCGGGATGGCTCGACGCCGCGTGGCGCCAGACGGAGAACTCGCGTCGCGCCAAGTTCTACTCCCTCACTCGTTCCGGAAGGAAGCAACTGGAGGTCGAGACCGCGGACTGGACACGTCGCACGTCGGCCATTGCGCGGCTGCTGAAGGCGGAGGGCTAA
- the acnA gene encoding aconitate hydratase AcnA, with translation MNSVNSFGSAAALRVSGRDYQIHRLAALGAAGYDLKRIPYSIKVLLENLLRQEDGVVVKKSDIEYVAKWDPAGRAEEIQFMPARVILQDFTGVPCVVDLAAMRDALARMGADPQKANPLIPVDLVIDHSVQVDEFGNPRAFDQNVLLEYQRNSERYSLLRWAQKAFSNFRAVPPGTGIVHQVNLEYLAPVVFTKSEGGQTFAYPDTVVGTDSHTTMINGLGVVGWGVGGIEAEACMLGQPVSMLLPQVVGFKLHGKLREGVTATDLVLTVVQMLRKKGVVGKFVEFYGPGVLHLPLADRATIANMGPEYGATIGVFPVDAQTLSYLRMSNRPKDLIELVEAYYTEQGMFLTADSPDPVFTDTLELDLASVVPSMAGPKRPQDRLTLPQVRENFLATLTAPKQETPVVSDGAVVIAAITSCTNTSNPSVMLGAGLVAKKAVEKGLEVKPWVKTSLAPGSKVVTDYLKEAGLMPYLEALKFHLVGYGCTTCIGNSGPLPEDVSKAVTDHKLVVASVLSGNRNFEGRVNPQVRANYLASPPLVVAYALAGRVDIDLTTDPLGTGKDGQPVFLSDIWPTTQEVLDAVNASVKPEMFETQYGKVFEGDTMWRSVKTPEGATFAWDAASTYVKNPPYFDLMRDPSAPLEDLSGLRVLAMLADSITTDHISPAGNIAKDSPAARFLMERGVKPADFNSYGSRRGNDDVMVRGTLANIRLKNELVPGVEGGYTTLAQGGEKMSIFDASAKYLAEGTPLMIVAGKEYGSGSSRDWAAKGVALLGVKAVIAESFERIHRSNLVGMGVLPLEFMNGDTRQSLGLTGFETYSVEGVSDAIESGSKIATVKAGDKTFQAKVRIDTPREVDYFRSGGILPYVLRQLAK, from the coding sequence ATGAACAGCGTGAATTCCTTCGGCAGCGCTGCCGCCCTTCGTGTGAGCGGCCGCGACTATCAGATTCATCGGCTTGCCGCACTGGGCGCCGCAGGCTACGACCTGAAACGAATTCCTTACAGCATCAAAGTTCTGCTGGAGAACCTGCTGCGCCAGGAAGACGGCGTGGTGGTGAAGAAGAGTGACATCGAGTACGTGGCCAAGTGGGATCCGGCAGGCCGCGCCGAAGAGATCCAGTTCATGCCCGCGCGCGTGATCCTGCAGGATTTCACGGGCGTGCCGTGCGTCGTCGACCTGGCGGCCATGCGCGACGCGCTGGCACGCATGGGCGCCGACCCGCAAAAGGCAAATCCGCTGATCCCAGTGGACCTCGTCATCGATCACTCGGTGCAGGTGGACGAGTTCGGCAATCCGAGGGCGTTCGATCAGAACGTGCTGCTGGAATACCAGCGCAACTCCGAGCGCTACTCGTTGCTGCGCTGGGCGCAGAAGGCATTCTCGAATTTTCGCGCCGTGCCGCCCGGTACCGGCATTGTGCACCAGGTGAACCTGGAGTACCTGGCTCCGGTCGTGTTCACCAAGAGCGAAGGTGGCCAGACGTTCGCCTATCCCGACACCGTGGTGGGTACGGACTCGCACACCACAATGATCAATGGCCTGGGCGTCGTGGGCTGGGGCGTGGGCGGCATCGAGGCTGAGGCCTGCATGCTGGGCCAGCCCGTGTCGATGCTGCTGCCACAGGTGGTGGGCTTCAAGCTCCACGGCAAGCTGCGGGAAGGCGTGACCGCGACCGACCTGGTGCTCACCGTGGTCCAAATGCTGCGCAAGAAGGGCGTCGTGGGCAAGTTCGTGGAGTTCTACGGACCCGGCGTGCTGCACCTGCCCCTGGCCGACCGCGCCACCATCGCCAACATGGGCCCCGAGTATGGTGCCACCATCGGCGTCTTCCCGGTGGATGCGCAGACGCTGTCCTACCTGCGCATGTCCAACCGGCCGAAGGACCTCATCGAGCTGGTGGAGGCGTACTACACCGAGCAGGGCATGTTCCTCACGGCCGATTCGCCCGATCCGGTGTTCACCGATACGCTGGAGCTGGATCTGGCGAGCGTGGTGCCTTCCATGGCGGGCCCGAAGCGTCCGCAGGACCGGTTGACCCTGCCGCAGGTGCGCGAGAATTTCCTGGCCACGTTGACCGCACCCAAACAGGAAACGCCCGTGGTCAGCGACGGCGCGGTGGTGATCGCCGCCATCACGAGCTGCACGAATACGTCGAACCCGTCGGTGATGCTCGGTGCCGGTCTGGTGGCGAAGAAGGCCGTCGAGAAGGGACTGGAGGTCAAACCCTGGGTGAAGACCTCGCTGGCGCCCGGCTCGAAGGTGGTCACCGACTACCTGAAGGAAGCCGGACTGATGCCCTATCTCGAGGCGCTGAAGTTCCACCTGGTGGGTTACGGCTGTACCACGTGCATCGGCAATTCGGGGCCGCTGCCTGAGGACGTATCCAAAGCAGTGACCGATCACAAGCTGGTGGTGGCCAGCGTGCTCTCCGGCAACCGCAATTTTGAAGGCCGTGTGAATCCGCAGGTCCGCGCCAACTACCTCGCCTCTCCGCCGCTGGTGGTGGCCTATGCCCTGGCTGGACGGGTCGACATCGATCTGACCACGGATCCGCTGGGTACGGGCAAAGACGGCCAGCCCGTGTTCCTCTCCGACATCTGGCCTACTACGCAGGAAGTGCTGGACGCGGTGAATGCCAGCGTAAAGCCCGAGATGTTCGAGACCCAGTATGGCAAGGTGTTCGAGGGCGACACGATGTGGCGTTCCGTGAAGACGCCCGAGGGTGCGACCTTCGCCTGGGATGCGGCATCGACGTACGTCAAGAACCCGCCGTATTTCGACCTCATGCGTGACCCGTCTGCCCCGCTGGAGGACTTGTCGGGCCTGCGCGTGCTGGCGATGCTGGCCGACTCCATCACGACGGACCACATCTCTCCAGCCGGTAACATCGCCAAGGACAGCCCGGCGGCCCGCTTCCTGATGGAACGTGGCGTCAAGCCGGCCGACTTCAACAGCTACGGCTCGCGCCGCGGTAACGATGATGTGATGGTGCGCGGCACGCTCGCCAACATCCGGTTGAAGAATGAGCTGGTGCCCGGCGTCGAGGGCGGCTACACGACTCTCGCGCAGGGCGGCGAGAAGATGTCGATCTTCGATGCCAGCGCGAAGTATCTGGCCGAAGGTACGCCGCTGATGATCGTGGCCGGCAAGGAGTACGGTTCGGGCTCGTCGCGCGACTGGGCGGCCAAGGGCGTGGCGCTGCTGGGCGTCAAGGCGGTGATCGCCGAGAGCTTTGAGCGCATCCACCGCTCGAATCTGGTCGGCATGGGCGTGCTGCCTTTGGAGTTCATGAACGGCGACACCCGGCAGTCCCTGGGGCTGACCGGCTTCGAGACTTACTCGGTTGAAGGTGTGTCCGACGCGATCGAGTCGGGTTCGAAGATCGCTACGGTGAAGGCGGGCGACAAGACCTTCCAGGCCAAGGTCCGCATCGATACGCCTCGCGAAGTGGATTACTTCCGCAGCGGCGGCATCCTGCCTTACGTGCTGCGGCAGTTGGCCAAGTAG
- a CDS encoding uroporphyrinogen decarboxylase family protein, which yields MITDPSELYAQRLHRYVTAMRNGKPDRVPLRPFAAEFTATYAGFTAQQVTHDYNQAFEAVIRTCAGFDWDAAVPNMVYVWTGLTQAANLRYYATPGIDVGPDIGFQYREPEQDNAWMRREEYDELIDDPVGFLYRTWLPRVSADFALGPYRQSLALVKSTWAMANYFNAFGPQVERMRRETGTVSAICGMLKAPLDVLADKFRGYLGLAFDLMEIPEKVEAACRALMPHLAQIAIGSLDPTRMTPIPIWMHRGCVPFISREHFNSIYWPTLKPIVEAIWARGNQTLFYAEGKWDAHLDAFAELPAGSIIFHLDRSDFRLAHEKLGSRFCLSGGVPNSLLAFGTPQQVKDHCRLLIDTCAGNGGFIMDASAIMQNDATVENVRAMTDCTRDYGQYSRFACSDAPPEPTAVRPPAPAWAIGRIPPGACLPWVEKTKELPVISGDPDLCRKVWEDVDSLAYLYIWHLVLSF from the coding sequence ATGATCACGGATCCGTCGGAACTCTACGCGCAACGGCTGCACCGCTATGTCACGGCGATGAGAAATGGGAAGCCCGACCGCGTGCCGCTGCGCCCGTTTGCGGCGGAGTTCACCGCTACCTATGCCGGATTCACGGCGCAGCAGGTGACGCACGACTACAACCAAGCGTTTGAAGCCGTGATCCGAACCTGCGCCGGATTCGATTGGGACGCGGCCGTGCCCAACATGGTCTATGTGTGGACAGGCCTGACGCAGGCCGCCAATCTGCGCTACTACGCGACGCCTGGTATCGATGTTGGTCCGGATATCGGATTCCAATACAGGGAACCGGAGCAGGACAACGCGTGGATGCGCCGCGAAGAGTATGACGAGTTGATAGATGACCCGGTGGGCTTCCTCTATCGCACATGGCTGCCGCGTGTTTCGGCCGACTTCGCGTTGGGGCCGTACCGACAGAGCCTGGCTTTGGTGAAGAGCACATGGGCGATGGCCAACTACTTCAATGCGTTTGGTCCGCAGGTGGAGAGGATGCGCAGAGAGACCGGTACGGTGTCGGCGATCTGCGGCATGTTGAAAGCGCCTCTGGATGTGCTGGCCGACAAGTTTCGCGGCTACCTTGGGCTGGCCTTCGACCTGATGGAGATTCCGGAAAAGGTGGAGGCAGCCTGCAGGGCATTGATGCCGCATCTGGCGCAGATCGCCATCGGCAGCCTGGATCCCACACGGATGACGCCGATCCCCATCTGGATGCACCGTGGCTGCGTGCCATTCATTTCTCGAGAACACTTCAATTCGATTTACTGGCCCACGCTGAAGCCTATCGTCGAGGCGATCTGGGCCCGGGGCAACCAGACCTTGTTCTATGCGGAGGGCAAGTGGGACGCCCACCTGGACGCGTTCGCGGAACTCCCGGCCGGCAGCATCATCTTCCATCTCGACCGCAGCGATTTTCGATTGGCCCACGAGAAGTTGGGTAGCCGCTTCTGCCTCAGTGGCGGCGTTCCGAATTCGCTGCTGGCGTTCGGCACTCCTCAACAGGTAAAAGACCACTGCCGCCTTCTGATCGATACGTGCGCCGGGAACGGCGGCTTCATCATGGACGCCAGCGCGATTATGCAGAATGATGCGACAGTCGAAAATGTGAGGGCGATGACGGACTGTACGAGGGATTACGGTCAGTACTCACGGTTCGCCTGTTCCGATGCACCGCCGGAACCAACGGCTGTCCGGCCGCCCGCGCCGGCGTGGGCCATTGGCCGCATTCCGCCGGGAGCTTGTCTTCCGTGGGTAGAGAAGACAAAAGAATTGCCGGTGATCAGTGGCGATCCGGACTTGTGCCGCAAGGTCTGGGAAGACGTTGATTCGTTGGCCTATCTCTACATTTGGCATCTGGTGCTGAGCTTCTAG
- a CDS encoding PEP-CTERM sorting domain-containing protein (PEP-CTERM proteins occur, often in large numbers, in the proteomes of bacteria that also encode an exosortase, a predicted intramembrane cysteine proteinase. The presence of a PEP-CTERM domain at a protein's C-terminus predicts cleavage within the sorting domain, followed by covalent anchoring to some some component of the (usually Gram-negative) cell surface. Many PEP-CTERM proteins exhibit an unusual sequence composition that includes large numbers of potential glycosylation sites. Expression of one such protein has been shown restore the ability of a bacterium to form floc, a type of biofilm.), protein MTALVCIPAFALPIYSVYTGPVAATVEAVVFPGVSQAQGSLQVAGIPTGATIKAAYLYTSDWFSTAPLQATFGSQSLGSSDPASTDGQFSNYRWDVTSAITGNGSYDFDLTGGTQIYSVALAIVYSEPGMPDRVVTLTDFSHEVGAPADHAVAGADPNPSVSLEAMYGGLGTLWLLTNADDSASTGEGIYFNTNQVGGPVDSNLGLYGSLFRLPVNVQAGTNVVSMTSNGDWYGWSLAILDAPSSVVPEPASILLTMTGLGALLLCRRRRS, encoded by the coding sequence TTGACTGCACTTGTGTGCATCCCCGCGTTTGCGCTCCCCATCTACTCCGTGTATACAGGACCGGTTGCCGCCACGGTGGAGGCTGTTGTGTTCCCCGGCGTCTCACAGGCACAAGGTTCCCTCCAGGTCGCGGGCATCCCCACAGGCGCCACGATCAAGGCTGCCTATCTCTACACGAGCGATTGGTTTTCCACGGCACCGCTGCAGGCAACGTTCGGCTCGCAGAGTCTCGGCAGTTCCGATCCAGCTTCGACCGATGGGCAGTTCAGCAACTACCGCTGGGACGTCACGAGTGCGATCACCGGCAACGGGAGCTATGACTTCGACCTGACCGGTGGCACGCAGATCTATTCGGTTGCCCTGGCGATCGTCTATTCAGAGCCGGGGATGCCCGACAGAGTAGTGACCCTTACTGATTTCTCGCACGAAGTTGGTGCACCGGCGGACCACGCCGTGGCCGGCGCCGACCCCAACCCGTCGGTGAGTCTCGAAGCCATGTACGGCGGACTGGGGACACTCTGGCTGCTGACCAATGCCGACGATTCGGCCTCGACGGGCGAGGGCATCTACTTCAACACAAATCAGGTGGGCGGCCCGGTCGACAGCAATCTGGGACTCTACGGCAGTCTCTTCCGCCTGCCAGTGAATGTGCAGGCCGGGACCAACGTTGTCTCGATGACTTCGAACGGTGACTGGTACGGGTGGTCCTTGGCGATTCTTGATGCGCCCAGTTCCGTGGTGCCGGAGCCCGCGAGCATTCTCCTGACGATGACCGGGCTCGGGGCCCTCCTCCTCTGCCGCCGCCGCCGTTCGTAG
- a CDS encoding ABC transporter permease: MSLWRQLTRGLRVLTHREAADRDVADEVRDYLEQAAAALEESGLSPDDARRAARLAFGNPTVIHEQVRSYGWEHLFGTLAADLQYGARQLLHNPGFALVSILTLALGIGASTAIFSAVNPILFQPLPYPHAGRLMMIQEMRNNGAPRRPTFATFHGLAEGSHTFDAMAVVKPWQPTMVGTGQPERFEGQRVSAGYFRVLGILPSMGRDFQAPDDQFRGPNVVILSDRLWRRNFAGDSTILGKQVTLDDSLFTVIGIMPSSFENVLAPAAELWAPLQYNPSLPAQGREWGHHLRMVGLLRPDVSANQAGDELKGMLRPFTQIYAKGYDCCGGAPDRMVVSRLQDEITRGVKPALLAILGAVVLVLVIVCVNVTNLLLARSARRRSEFALRAALGAGRMRLIRQLLAESLLLAAMGGILGMVIAEIGVRALVALSPPGLPRIGAISVDGAVFAFGFGITSLVGLIVGLAPALRASHSDPQNALQQNSRTTAGGHQLTRRMLVVSEVALALVLLVGAGLLLRSLEHLFAIDPGFDSAHLLTMQVQESGRRFNEDSVRARFFTQALEAVRKVPGVTAAAFTSQLPLSGDFAVYNMQLESHPNDNSEGLLQYAVSPGYFDTMSIPLRGGRLLDERDRAGAPTAVLISESFAKRKFPRQTPIGQRVRVGAAVGHADSPWATIVGVVGDVKQTSLAVSASDAFYTTTTQWDWVDTAQSLVVRTRGDAAALAPAIRKAIWSVDKDQPVVRVATMDTLLATSQAERHFALILFEAFGIVALVLAAVGIYGVLSGSVTERIREIGVRSALGASRRDILVLILRQGMTLTGIGVVIGLGVAVAASQAILSMLYGISRFDPVTYFGVIALLASVSGIACWVPAWRAAKVDPSITFRAG; encoded by the coding sequence ATGTCTCTCTGGCGCCAGCTAACGCGCGGCCTTCGCGTACTCACACACCGGGAGGCCGCTGATCGGGATGTTGCCGATGAGGTGCGGGACTACCTCGAACAGGCCGCTGCCGCGTTGGAGGAGAGCGGACTCTCTCCTGACGATGCGCGGCGTGCCGCGCGGCTGGCGTTCGGCAATCCAACCGTCATCCACGAACAGGTACGCTCCTACGGATGGGAACACCTGTTCGGAACGCTCGCCGCCGATCTGCAGTATGGCGCGCGTCAACTGCTCCACAATCCCGGCTTTGCACTGGTCAGCATTCTTACGCTGGCGCTCGGCATCGGCGCCAGTACCGCGATCTTCAGTGCGGTGAATCCCATCTTGTTCCAGCCGCTGCCGTATCCGCATGCCGGCCGGCTGATGATGATCCAGGAGATGCGGAACAACGGCGCGCCCCGGCGCCCGACATTTGCTACTTTTCACGGGTTGGCGGAGGGAAGCCACACCTTCGACGCGATGGCGGTGGTGAAGCCGTGGCAGCCCACAATGGTTGGGACCGGCCAGCCGGAGCGATTCGAGGGTCAACGAGTGAGCGCGGGCTACTTCCGTGTGCTCGGCATTTTGCCGTCGATGGGACGAGACTTCCAGGCGCCTGACGACCAATTCCGTGGTCCCAATGTGGTTATCCTGAGCGACCGCCTATGGCGGCGGAACTTCGCTGGAGACAGCACGATTCTTGGCAAACAGGTTACGCTCGATGACAGCCTTTTCACCGTGATCGGCATAATGCCGAGTTCCTTCGAGAATGTGCTGGCACCTGCGGCGGAGCTCTGGGCGCCGCTGCAGTACAATCCATCCCTTCCCGCACAGGGCAGGGAGTGGGGGCATCACTTGCGCATGGTGGGACTGCTGCGCCCGGACGTGAGCGCGAATCAGGCCGGCGATGAACTCAAAGGGATGCTGCGCCCATTTACTCAGATATACGCGAAGGGGTATGACTGCTGCGGTGGCGCTCCGGATAGGATGGTTGTGAGTCGGCTGCAGGACGAGATCACACGCGGCGTCAAGCCGGCGCTGCTGGCAATTCTCGGCGCTGTTGTTCTGGTGCTCGTCATCGTGTGCGTGAACGTGACCAATCTCCTGCTGGCGCGTAGCGCGCGACGGCGCAGTGAATTCGCCCTGCGCGCCGCACTTGGTGCCGGACGAATGCGTTTGATCCGGCAACTGCTTGCGGAGAGTTTGCTTCTTGCAGCCATGGGCGGCATTCTTGGAATGGTCATCGCGGAGATTGGCGTGCGAGCGTTGGTGGCGCTGAGTCCACCCGGACTGCCTCGTATCGGCGCGATCAGCGTCGATGGCGCAGTCTTCGCCTTCGGATTCGGAATCACCTCACTGGTTGGTCTCATCGTGGGGCTGGCGCCAGCGCTTCGGGCGTCGCACAGCGATCCGCAAAACGCGCTGCAACAAAACTCCCGGACAACTGCTGGCGGGCATCAGTTGACCCGCCGGATGCTGGTTGTCTCCGAGGTCGCGCTCGCTCTTGTACTGCTCGTCGGCGCCGGACTGCTGCTGCGCAGTCTCGAACACCTGTTTGCGATCGATCCGGGCTTTGATAGCGCACATCTATTGACGATGCAGGTGCAGGAGTCCGGCCGCCGGTTCAACGAGGATAGCGTCCGCGCCCGGTTCTTTACGCAGGCCCTGGAGGCGGTGCGCAAAGTTCCCGGCGTCACCGCGGCAGCGTTCACAAGCCAACTGCCCTTGAGCGGAGACTTTGCCGTGTATAACATGCAGCTTGAGTCGCACCCCAACGACAACTCCGAAGGCCTGCTGCAATATGCCGTGAGTCCAGGCTACTTCGACACGATGAGCATTCCGCTCCGAGGTGGCCGCCTGCTGGACGAACGCGACCGTGCAGGCGCGCCCACGGCAGTTCTGATCAGTGAGTCATTTGCGAAACGCAAGTTCCCCCGCCAAACTCCGATCGGACAGCGTGTCCGCGTTGGCGCTGCCGTAGGACACGCAGACAGTCCGTGGGCCACCATTGTCGGAGTGGTGGGCGACGTGAAACAGACGTCCCTCGCGGTGAGTGCATCGGATGCTTTCTACACCACAACCACCCAGTGGGATTGGGTGGACACTGCGCAGTCGCTCGTGGTCCGCACACGCGGCGATGCAGCGGCGCTGGCTCCAGCCATCAGAAAGGCAATCTGGTCCGTGGACAAGGACCAGCCGGTCGTGCGTGTTGCCACAATGGACACCCTGCTCGCCACGTCGCAGGCCGAACGCCATTTTGCGCTGATCCTGTTCGAGGCGTTCGGTATAGTGGCGTTAGTGCTCGCAGCCGTCGGCATCTATGGAGTCCTCTCCGGCAGTGTCACGGAACGAATACGTGAGATCGGCGTTCGATCCGCACTGGGCGCGTCTCGCCGCGACATCCTGGTGTTGATTCTTCGCCAGGGAATGACGCTCACCGGAATCGGTGTCGTGATCGGACTGGGTGTAGCCGTAGCTGCGAGCCAGGCCATCCTTTCGATGCTGTACGGGATCTCACGATTTGATCCCGTCACCTACTTCGGCGTGATCGCGCTGCTCGCGAGCGTGTCGGGGATTGCGTGCTGGGTGCCCGCGTGGCGTGCCGCCAAGGTCGATCCGTCGATCACGTTCAGGGCTGGGTAA
- a CDS encoding ISL3 family transposase, with product MELITILNRCHRFRGFVYQHAHFSADKKSIEVAVRPRKGSAAVCSRCHLPAPGYDQLAERRSEFIPLWGFLVFLLYTMRRVNCRRCGIVAVEEVPWGDGKRTLTKAYMLFLARWARRLSWKETAEAFRTSWDKVFDAVEHVVTFGLEHRVLGQIDAVGVDEIQYAKGHKYLTLVYQIDLDVTCLLWVGRERTIESFRGFFTVIGDELASKIVFVCSDMWEPYLKVVREKCSDALHILDRFHIVAKMNKVLDEVRAGESRRIASEGGVPVLKKSRWLLLKREENLKTEQRFRLRDLLRYNLKTVRAYLLKEAFQQLWDYNSPAWAEKFLDDWCRQVMRSRIEPMKKIARSLRQHRELILNYFRAQKLLSSGVVEGLNNKAKVTMRKSYGFRTFRCLELALYHSLGKLPEPESTHEFF from the coding sequence ATGGAACTGATCACGATTCTGAACCGCTGCCATCGTTTTCGAGGTTTTGTCTACCAGCACGCCCACTTCAGTGCCGACAAGAAGAGTATCGAAGTGGCCGTGCGACCGCGCAAAGGTTCGGCGGCAGTCTGCTCGCGCTGCCATTTGCCGGCGCCCGGTTACGACCAGCTCGCCGAACGGCGCTCTGAGTTCATTCCCCTGTGGGGGTTTCTCGTCTTCCTTCTGTACACCATGCGGCGCGTCAACTGTCGCCGCTGCGGCATTGTGGCTGTCGAAGAAGTTCCCTGGGGCGACGGCAAACGCACACTGACCAAAGCCTACATGCTCTTCTTAGCCCGTTGGGCGCGGCGGCTGTCATGGAAAGAGACGGCGGAGGCCTTTCGCACCTCCTGGGACAAGGTCTTCGACGCGGTGGAACACGTCGTCACCTTCGGGCTGGAGCACCGGGTGCTAGGCCAAATCGATGCGGTCGGCGTCGATGAGATCCAATATGCCAAAGGCCACAAGTACTTGACTCTGGTTTATCAGATCGATCTCGACGTCACGTGCCTGCTTTGGGTGGGCCGCGAAAGAACCATCGAATCCTTTCGGGGATTTTTCACCGTCATCGGCGACGAACTGGCTTCGAAGATTGTATTCGTCTGCTCTGACATGTGGGAACCCTATTTGAAAGTCGTTCGGGAGAAATGCTCCGACGCACTTCACATCCTCGATCGCTTTCACATCGTGGCGAAGATGAACAAGGTGCTGGACGAGGTCCGTGCCGGAGAATCGCGCCGCATAGCGAGCGAGGGCGGCGTACCCGTGCTGAAGAAGTCGCGCTGGCTGCTGCTCAAACGCGAAGAGAATCTGAAGACGGAACAGCGCTTCCGGTTGCGCGATCTGCTCCGGTACAACCTGAAGACCGTACGTGCTTACCTTCTGAAGGAAGCCTTTCAGCAGCTCTGGGATTACAACTCGCCCGCATGGGCCGAAAAGTTTCTCGATGACTGGTGTCGGCAAGTGATGCGCTCGCGCATCGAGCCCATGAAGAAAATCGCCCGGTCACTCCGCCAGCACCGCGAACTGATCCTCAACTATTTCCGCGCTCAGAAGCTGCTTTCCAGCGGAGTTGTCGAGGGTCTGAACAACAAGGCTAAGGTCACTATGAGAAAATCCTATGGTTTCCGCACCTTCCGCTGCCTCGAACTTGCGCTCTATCACTCGCTTGGCAAGTTGCCCGAGCCGGAATCGACCCACGAATTCTTCTGA